One Setaria italica strain Yugu1 chromosome II, Setaria_italica_v2.0, whole genome shotgun sequence DNA segment encodes these proteins:
- the LOC111256375 gene encoding uncharacterized protein LOC111256375 translates to MDFQGRLRAAAALVAAVAAWFFLWFRRRSEDARSITYGPMAERDRERNSNLRFIYESDDVHCVNLLRMRRTPFFQLCDLFRSRELVVDSIHATVEEQVAMFLHVVGHNQRFRVINMTFRRSPETISRFFHQVLYAVGELRNELIVPPSTSVHPRILGSRRWNPYFKDCIGAIDGTHVLARVPLKMQAAFRGRKHTITQNVLAAVDFDLRFTYVLAGWEGSAHDALILSDALERADGLTVPQGKFYLVDAGYAARPGFLPPYRGTRHGQDEHVPIEAAWTPNSTDTPPEPEHSPDNGTWAQQRDAWAAQMWQNRGSSRVSLHLSTWGHVLLSSIDEFVICSETLDMVVMGEDVVGVVNEAGAEGGVAAVEEGTPAAPPPNGAQPGGPMQWTSVQSAFMLRRFHDLVGQGVKTDKGFKEVHVRQVARMVSDFAEVNVTINQIYNHLRKWRQRWVKIARLKDLSGALWNEDHHMIVLEEEHLIGHTKDHPADAKFLNTPIENYVQMEAIFGSSQATGSNGLDTSKSSNDKEGRGGKRRKLGEEEYQLMHGMIVAVASVAEALKAPQHNEVHADLYGCVMSFPGYSQEALMFALVYLLKNKAEGLCFVQMSEAHRILWLRTYLSQSNFL, encoded by the exons ATGGACTTCCAAGGTAGGCTccgggctgcggctgctcttgttgctgctgttgctgcttggTTTTTCTTGTGGTTTAGAAGGAGAAGTGAGGATGCTCGATCTATTACCTATGGTCCCATGGCAGAGAGGGATAGAGAGAGGAATAGCAACCTCAGATTCATTTATGAATCTGATGATGTGCATTGTGTCAACCTGCTAAGGATGAGAAGGACGCCTTTTTTCCAACTGTGTGACCTATTTCGGTCTAGAGAGTTGGTTGTGGATAGCATCCATGCCACTGTTGAAGAACAGGTAGCAATGTTCTTGCATGTAGTGGGACACAACCAAAGGTTCAGGGTCATTAACATGACATTTAGGAGGTCACCTGAAACTATCAGTAGGTTCTTTCATCAAGTCTTGTATGCAGTTGGTGAGTTGAGAAATGAGTTGATTGTTCCACCATCCACTAGTGTCCATCCTAGGATCCTTGGCAGCAggagatggaacccatatttcaag gattgcataggagcaattgatGGGACACATGTCTTAGCGAGAGTGCCTTTGAAGATGCAAGCTGCCTTTAGAGGTAGGAAGCACACCATCACTCAGAATGTACTGGCAGCAGTGGACTTTGATCTAAGGTTCACATATGTGCTTGCTGGTTGGGAGGGATCTGCACATGATGCTCTGATTTTATCAGATGCTCTTGAAAGGGCAGATGGTCTTACAGTCCCACAAG GGAAATTCTATCTTgtggatgctggatatgcagccAGGCCTGGGTTCCTGCCGCCATATCGTGGTACAAG GCATGGACAAGATGAACATGTTCCCATTGAAGCTGCTTGGACTCCTAACTCCACTGATACCCCCCCTGAGCCAGAACATAGTCCTGATAATGGAACCTGGGCACAACAAAGGGATGCATGGGCTGCACAAATGTGGCAAAATAGGGGATCTTCTAGAGTTTCATTGCACTTAAGTACTTGGGGTCATGTACTGTTAAGTAGCATTGATGAATTTGTAATATGTTCTGAGACCTTG GACATGGTTGTGATGGGTGAGGATGTGGTTGGTGTTGTCAATGAGGCAGGGGCCGAGGGTGGGGTGGCTGCTGTGGAGGAAGGGACCCCAGCAGCCCCTCCACCCAATGGAGCCCAGCCTGGGGGGCCAATGCAATGGACCAGTGTTCAGTCAGCCTTCATGCTCAGGAGGTTTCATGATCTGGTTGGGCAAGGGGTCAAAACTGACAAAGGCTTCAAGGAAGTGCATGTTAGGCAAGTTGCTAGGATGGTTTCTGATTTTGCTGAAGTGAATGTTACCATCAACCAAATTTATAACCACCTGCGCAAGTGGAGGCAGAGGTGGGTTAAGATTGCTAGGCTCAAGGATCTCAGTGGTGCTCTCTGGAATGAGGACCATCATATGATAGTCCTTGAGGAGGAGCATCTGATAGGGCACACTAAG GATCATCCTGCTGATGCCAAGTTCTTGAACACCCCAATTGAGAACTATGTCCAAATGGAGGCTATTTTTGGGTCTAGTCAGGCTACTG GCTCCAATGGGCTGGACACCTCTAAGAGTTCTAATGATAAGGAAGGGAGAGGTGGTaaaaggaggaagttgggtGAGGAAGAATACCAGCTGATGCATGGTATGATTGTTGCGGTTGCCTCTGTTGCAGAAGCCCTGAAAGCTCCTCAGCACAATGAGGTCCATGCAGATCTTTATGGTTGTGTCATGTCCTTTCCTGGGTACTCACAGGAGGCCTTGATGTTTGCACTTGTGTACTTGCTGAAGAACAAAGCAGAAGGCCTATGCTTTGTTCAGATGAGTGAAGCCCATAGGATCCTTTGGCTTAGGACCTACCTGAGCCAATCTAACTTCCTCTAG
- the LOC101767654 gene encoding U-box domain-containing protein 33 has product MAVASARSSPHSDSSPLPPVSPQPVAERLFMRGGSGRSPGSSSSSSSSRSPSLREIDEEAAVVINDGGEKLYVAVGKDFKDGKSSLSAAQSLGLLGGGLSLVLLHVHQPADRIMSGLCKVPASQLEEKELKAYRKIEREEMNTLLNQYMTYCRLYLKVQAETLVIEKNNVPNGIVELINQHCITKLVMGMSSFSTKRKVPKSKVAAIVHQQAKPYCQISFICKGSLAWTRDANLDSIKADSPRSSSASTLSDEPELPARSVSLPPGHPGYMGSPDQQFLPRRSNSVSYPSPGFIANNVERMLHIAQHSIHVKPRNCSPNSSLPSNEGSSSSSLKDSDSMDGSPLPASVVSSEEQQMSMVETSMQNEVFEQLQQVRNELEHSRKEASEGRQKAERDLFEASRMFKARENSLLKEKREVDERLNKEKAFLEKENFQIFNELQKANEQRADLENKLLQTNSLLEQLQQLQGELQREKEDALREAEEMRKLYGNSDFISAGEVSLTEFSYSEIQEATKNFDESMEIGHGGCASVYKGFLRHTTVAIKKFNREGIVGEREFNDEVEILGRMRHPNLVTLIGVCRDPKVLVYEFLPNGSLEDRLQCKHHTEPLPWRMRIRIAADICTALIFLHSNKPKSIAHGDLKPDNVLLDTNFVGKLGDFGISRSLNLTNTTVTPYHRTDQIKGTLGYMDPGYIASGELTAQYDVYSFGVVLLRLLTGKSPLGLQSEAEAALSSGVLHEILDTSAGDWPPEFAEELASLALKCCKYERKERPDLAKEAWGILQAMMNEPTPSSSLPLEAPSYFICPMTQEIMRDPHIAADGFTYEGEAIKDWIQRGHRMSPMTYLNFPHHQLIPNNALRFAIQEWQTKQQQ; this is encoded by the exons ATGGCTGTGGCCAGCGCCCGCAGTTCTCCCCATTCCGACTCATCGCCGTTGCCACCAGTGTCACCTCAGCCTGTAGCCGAGAGGTTGTTCATGCGTGGAGGGAGCGGCCGCTCACCgggcagtagcagcagcagcagcagcagcaggagccccAGCCTCAGAGAAATTGACGAGGAGGCTGCGGTGGTCATCAATGATGGCGGTGAGAAGCTCTACGTGGCTGTTGGGAAGGACTTCAAGGACGGCAAATCCAGCCTCAGCGCAGCTCAGAGCCTTGGGCTCCTCGGCGGTGGTCTCAGCCTTGTCCTGCTGCATGTCCACCAACCTGCTGACAGGATTATGAGCG GATTATGCAAGGTTCCTGCAAGCCAGCTAGAAGAAAAGGAACTTAAAGCATACAGAAAGATCGAGCGAGAGGAGATGAACACACTTCTCAACCAGTACATGACATACTGCAGGCTGTATCTCAAG GTGCAAGCAGAAACACTGGTCATTGAGAAGAACAATGTCCCAAATGGCATTGTCGAGCTAATTAATCAGCATTGCATCACAAAGCTTGTCATGGGAATGTCTTCCTTCTCAAC GAAGAGGAAAGTACCCAAGTCAAAAGTTGCAGCCATCGTGCATCAACAGGCCAAACCGTATTGCCAGATCTCCTTCATTTGCAAAGGGTCTCTTGCTTGGACTAG GGATGCCAATCTGGATTCTATAAAAGCTGATTCACCCAGAAGCAGTTCTGCAAGCACTCTGTCAGATGAACCTGAGTTACCTGCAAGATCAGTGTCACTGCCACCTGGGCATCCTGGTTACATGGGCTCTCCTGATCAACAATTCCTTCCTCGACGGTCAAACTCAGTTAGTTATCCCTCACCAGGATTTATAGCAAACAATGTGGAGAGGATGTTGCATATAGCGCAGCACTCGATACATGTGAAACCAAGAAATTGCTCTCCAAACTCCAGCCTTCCAAGCAATGAAGGGTCCTCCTCATCGAGTCTAAAGGACTCAGACAGTATGGATGGATCACCCTTACCAGCTTCAGTAGTCAGCTCTGAAGAGCAACAAATGTCCATG GTGGAAACTAGCATGCAAAATGAAGTGTttgagcagctgcagcaggtCCGCAATGAGCTAGAACACTCAAGAAAGGAAGCATCTGAGGGCCGGCAGAAAGCCGAAAGGGATCTGTTTGAAGCTTCCAGGATG TTCAAAGCACGGGAAAATTCACTCCTGAAAGAAAAAAGGGAGGTAGATGAAAGACTGAACAAAGAAAAAGCATTTCTTGAAAAAGAGAACTTCCAGATATTCAATGAACTGCAGAAGGCAAATGAGCAAAGGGCAGATCTGGAGAATAAGCTTCTCCAGACCAACTCTCTGTTGGAACAGCTCCAACAGCTGCAAGGAGAGCTGCAGCGTGAGAAAGAAGATGCTCTAAGAGAAGCTGAAGAGATGCGCAAACTATATGGAAACAGCGATTTTATCTCTGCTGGTGAAGTTTCCTTGACAGAGTTTAGTTACAGTGAGATTCAagaagcaaccaaaaactttGATGAATCTATGGAGATTGGACATGGTGGATGTGCAAGCGTCTACAAGGGTTTTCTCCGTCATACCACTGTAGCCATAAAGAAGTTCAACCGAGAAGGCATAgtaggagagagagagttcaACGATGAG GTGGAAATTTTAGGTAGGATGAGACATCCGAACCTTGTCACTCTCATAGGAGTGTGCAGAGATCCGAAAGTGTTGGTTTATGAATTCTTGCCAAACGGAAGCCTAGAGGACCGTCTCCAATGCAAGCACCACACTGAGCCACTCCCATGGAGAATGCGCATCAGAATTGCTGCTGACATCTGCACAGCACTTATCTTCCTCCACTCCAACAAACCAAAAAGCATCGCGCATGGTGATCTGAAGCCTGACAATGTCCTCCTTGACACTAACTTTGTTGGCAAGCTAGGAGACTTTGGAATTTCACGTTCCTTAAATCTGACAAACACCACTGTCACCCCTTACCACAGAACGGACCAAATAAAAGGCACACTAGGATACATGGATCCAGGGTACATTGCTTCAGGGGAGCTCACAGCGCAGTATGATGTCTACTCCTTTGGAGTCGTACTGCTGCGGTTGCTAACTGGTAAGAGCCCCCTAGGCCTTCAGAGTGAGGCAGAGGCAGCCTTGAGCAGTGGAGTCTTGCACGAGATACTTGACACCTCAGCAGGGGACTGGCCTCCTGAGTTTGCTGAAGAGTTGGCAAGCCTAGCTCTGAAATGCTGTAAGTATGAAAGAAAGGAGCGCCCTGATCTTGCAAAAGAGGCATGGGGTATCCTGCAAGCTATGATGAATGAACCAACACCttcttcatcacttcctctgGAGGCACCATCATATTTCATCTGCCCGATGACACAG GAGATCATGCGAGATCCGCACATTGCTGCTGATGGATTCACATATGAAGGGGAGGCTATAAAAGATTGGATCCAAAGGGGGCATAGAATGTCCCCCATGACATACCTTAATTTCCCACACCATCAGTTAATTCCTAACAACGCCCTTCGTTTCGCAATTCAAGAATGGCAAACAAAACAGCAGCagtaa
- the LOC101766566 gene encoding LYR motif-containing protein At3g19508 → MPMNAGLRAYREVLRLVRRLPAETRPYYAKYARENFVNYRDLSADDDLAALLRRAYTHSSWVLSKYSIDGEKAAARLKDLGGGHPAGH, encoded by the exons ATGCCGATGAACGCGGGGCTGCGCGCGTACCGCGAGGTGCTCCGCCTGGtgcggcggctgccggcggaGACGCGGCCCTACTACGCCAAATACGCCCGCGAGAACTTCGTCAACTACCGCGACCTCTCCGCCGACGACgacctcgccgccctcctccgccgcgcctaCACCCACTCgtcatgggtcctctccaag TACTCAATAGACGGGGAGAAGGCTGCGGCGCGGCTCAAGGATCTCGGCGGCGGCCACCCCGCCGGGCACTGA